Proteins encoded in a region of the Triticum dicoccoides isolate Atlit2015 ecotype Zavitan chromosome 3A, WEW_v2.0, whole genome shotgun sequence genome:
- the LOC119268311 gene encoding pentatricopeptide repeat-containing protein At3g49240, mitochondrial-like has product MALSKPLFSRLLPFSLRLPARPQHRLLCLATPTDLPDAPTDASAERRRRKRRLRVEPPSSRGPTPQRTPGGPRPSSNPNALKLPEPASVLSGKRLDLHRRILTLVRENDLDEAALLTRHSIYSNCRPTVFTCNTVLAALLRQARYADLLSLHRFVTQASVAPTVATHNLLLQAYCDCRRPETALEHFRLLLKDDSPVLPPPTTYRILARSLAENGKLDLALELKDGMLERGLIAPDPQVYAFVMGGFVNAGDGDTAVSLYEELKEKLGGGLILDGVVYGNLMKGYFLKGMDKEAMDCYTEVLGEGSKVRFEAVSYNMVLDALGRNGRLDDAVELFDRMCKEHDPPRRIAVNLGSFNVMVDAYCRVERFQDAIEVFGKMGEKSCTPDALSYNSLIDWLGKNELVGEAEGLYKEMGERGINPDEYSYVLLIESCFRVDNVDDAVGYFNKMFDVGLRPNANSFNKVISGLVKVDRIDEAQGFFDLMPEKEVKPNIASYESLLRAYINVARLDDAIKMAKGILLDESIVFTDELKALLYGALQKEGRNGDMTKLYEDVETEKAEAAARAAEEKARAEALAKEEEEKKKAEAKAKEESAARASRAAIDAVLGRKSGAENGESSQEMSVEEAQVVESHSDAVGAAEQNEGDDQKKESGDATSQVIASSS; this is encoded by the coding sequence ATGGCGCTCTCGAAGCCCCTCTTCTCCCgcctccttcccttctccctccgCCTCCCCGCCCGCCCCCAGCACCGTCTCCTCTGCCTCGCCACCCCCACCGATCTCCCGGATGCCCCCACCGACGCctccgccgagcgccgccgccgcaagcGCCGCCTCCGCGTGGAGCCGCCGTCCTCCCGCGGCCCGACTCCCCAGCgcacccctggagggccccgccccTCGTCTAACCCCAACGCTCTCAAGCTCCCTGAGCCAGCGTCGGTCCTCTCCGGCAAGCGCCTCGATCTCCATCGCCGCATCCTCACGCTCGTCCGCGAGAACGACCTCGACGAGGCGGCGCTCCTCACCCGCCACTCCATCTACTCCAACTGCCGCCCCACCGTATTCACCTGCAACACAGTACTAGCTGCGCTCCTCCGGCAGGCGCGCTACGCGGATCTCCTCTCCCTGCACCGCTTCGTCACCCAGGCCTCCGTCGCGCCCACCGTCGCCACCCACAACCTCCTCCTTCAGGCCTACTGCGACTGCCGTCGCCCTGAAACCGCGCTGGAGCACTTCCGTCTCCTACTCAAGGACGACTCCCCTGTCCTCCCACCCCCCACCACATATCGTATCCTTGCCCGCTCCCTCGCCGAGAACGGCAAGCTCGATCTGGCGCTCGAGCTCAAGGACGGCATGCTCGAGCGTGGCCTTATCGCTCCCGACCCCCAGGTCTATGCGTTCGTCATGGGTGGTTTTGTCAACGCCGGGGATGGTGACACGGCGGTCTCACTGTACGAGGAGCTTAAGGAGAAGCTTGGTGGCGGGCTGATCCTTGATGGTGTGGTGTACGGGAACCTTATGAAGGGGTACTTTCTAAAGGGTATGGACAAGGAGGCCATGGATTGCTACACCGAGGTGCTTGGAGAGGGATCCAAGGTGAGATTTGAGGCTGTTAGCTACAACATGGTGCTTGATGCGCTTGGTAGGAATGGGAGGTTAGATGATGCAGTCGAGTTGTTTGATAGGATGTGCAAAgagcatgacccgcccaggaggattGCTGTGAATCTTGGTAGTTTTAATGTGATGGTTGATGCGTACTGCCGTGTGGAAAGATTCCAGGACGCAATTGAGGTGTTTGGCAAAATGGGTGAGAAAAGCTGCACACCAGATGCACTCTCATACAATAGTCTGATTGACTGGCTGGGGAAGAATGAACTTGTTGGTGAGGCAGAAGGACTGTACAAGGAGATGGGGGAGCGTGGTATTAATCCTGACGAATACAGTTATGTCTTGCTCATTGAGTCCTGCTTCAGGGTTGATAATGTGGATGACGCTGTTGGTTACTTCAATAAGATGTTTGATGTTGGTCTCAGGCCCAATGCCAATTCCTTTAACAAAGTCATAAGTGGCTTGGTGAAGGTTGATAGGATTGACGAGGCACAGGGGTTCTTTGATCTGATGCCCGAAAAGGAGGTCAAGCCAAACATTGCTAGCTATGAATCATTGTTGAGAGCATACATCAATGTTGCAAGGTTGGATGATGCAATTAAGATGGCCAAGGGTATTCTTTTGGATGAGAGTATTGTATTTACTGATGAATTGAAGGCACTTCTATACGGGGCATTGCAGAAAGAGGGGAGAAACGGGGATATGACAAAGTTGTATGAGGATGTTGAGACGGAGAAAGCAGAGGCTGCAGCACGTGCAGCTGAAGAGAAGGCTAGGGCAGAGGCTCTTGctaaagaagaagaggagaagaagaaggctgaGGCTAAGGCTAAGGAGGAATCTGCTGCCAGAGCAAGTAGAGCAGCTATTGACGCGGTGCTGGGTCGCAAGAGCGGAGCAGAAAATGGTGAATCGTCTCAAGAAATGAGTGTTGAGGAGGCACAGGTTGTTGAATCTCACAGTGACGCTGTTGGTGCTGCAGAACAGAATGAAGGTGATGACCAGAAGAAAGAGTCTGGTGATGCAACGTCGCAGGTCATAGCTTCATCATCTTAG